One window of the Trifolium pratense cultivar HEN17-A07 linkage group LG2, ARS_RC_1.1, whole genome shotgun sequence genome contains the following:
- the LOC123905921 gene encoding probable transcriptional regulator SLK2, with protein MAPSRVAGGLAQSSSSSGIFFQGEGQSHNLVNSHLSSSLVNSSNTVPGTGHSNLGPVSGDMNNAILNSVANSAPSVGASSLVTDANSALSGDRHMQRSASINGDSYLRLPASPLSFTSNNISISGSPAMDGSSVVQQNSHQDQNAQQLQQNQQKLQGASSTMHLPASQTGSSSHQMGAQVAGSFIQDPNNISHLLKKRRVDIKQEDIMQQQVIQQLLQRQDPTQFQSRSPQLQAMFQQQHRLKQQHIFQSLPQAQRIQLLQQQQQQQQQQQQQMQRQQIQQQMMQPSAGVKRPPDSGVGGVCARRLMQYLYHQRQRPSDNSIAYWRKFVAEYYSPRAKQRWCLALYSNVGHHTAGVLPQATTHAWQCDICGTKSGRRGFEATYDILPRLNVVKFGGGVIDELLFLDLPREIRFSSGLMMLEYTKAVQECVYEQLRVVREGQLRIVFTQDLKIFSWDFCVRRHEELLPRKLVAPQVNQLVQVAQKCQSTISESGSDGVSQHDLQTNSNMVLTAGRQLAKSLELQSLNDLGFSKRFVRTLQISEVCNSMKDLIDICFDHNVGAIESLKNYSQFSTSSKHQMQKMQEMEQAANAQGLPPDRNTLNKLMTLNPGSNNLINNNHNMGNRGTLSGPSQAAMAMSNYQNLLMRQNSMNSSPSSLHREGSPFNNSIQSPSSASLQGAGAAAIIPGSMQNSPHNSSGGFSNQHLASQQQRQQQQQQQQHHLQQRSLSANNLPQQNHSQGPQGNQSLQQQMIQQLLQDMSNNNGGVQQQSHSGPIVSGNMAKNNLGFGGQTPPTAGGGSASGPANNGPVSRSNSFKASSNSDSSAAAGGGGNNGFNQRASDMQQNLALQDVASEFGHEFADNPFFNSDLDDNMGFNWKT; from the exons ATGGCACCTTCTCGGGTAGCAGGAGGTTTAGCCCAATCATCATCAAGTTCTGGAATTTTCTTTCAAGGAGAGGGGCAGTCACATAATTTAGTCAACTCTCACTTGAGCTCATCTTTAGTCAACTCATCTAACACTGTTCCTGGAACTGGTCATTCCAACCTTGGTCCAGTTTCTGGGGATATGAATAACGCAATTTTGAATAGTGTGGCAAACTCAGCACCAAGTGTTGGAGCTAGTTCTTTAGTCACAGATGCAAATTCTGCACTCTCTGGTGACCGCCATATGCAAAGAAGTGCTAGCATTAATGGTGACTCATACTTAAGATTACCTGCATCACCTTTGTCATTCACATCAAATAATATTAGCATTTCTGGGTCACCTGCAATGGATGGTTCCTCTGTAGTACAGCAGAATTCTCATCAAGATCAGAATGCTCAACAATTGCAGCAGAATCAACAGAAGCTGCAGGGTGCTTCAAGTACTATGCATTTGCCTGCCTCTCAAACTGGCTCATCTTCGCACCAAATGGGTGCACAAGTAGCAGGATCTTTCATTCAAGATCCAAATAATATATCCCACTTGCTGAAAAAACGTAGGGTGGATATCAAACAAGAAGATATAATGCAACAACAGGTAATACAGCAGCTTCTTCAGAGACAAGACCCTACGCAATTCCAAAGTCGCAGTCCACAGTTACAGGCTATGTTTCAGCAACAGCATAGGCTTAAGCAACAACATATCTTTCAGTCATTGCCGCAGGCCCAGCGAATACAATTGctgcagcagcaacaacagcagcagcagcaacaacaacaacaaatgcAGAGGCAGCAAATACAACAACAAATGATGCAGCCCTCAGCTGGTGTTAAGCGTCCACCTGATAGTGGTGTTGGAGGTGTATGTGCCCGTCGATTGATGCAGTACCTCTATCATCAAAGACAGCGACCAAGT GATAATAGTATTGCATATTGGAGGAAATTTGTGGCTGAATATTACTCTCCCCGTGCAAAGCAACGGTGGTGCTTGGCATTATATAGTAATGTTGGACACCATACAGCTGGCGTTTTACCGCAAGCAACTACG cATGCTTGGCAATGTGATATATGTGGAACTAAATCTGGAAGAAGGGGATTTG AAGCGACTTATGATATACTACCCAGACTTAACGTAGTCAAATTTGGTGGTGGCGTGATCGATGAACTTCTGTTTTTGGACTTGCCGCGTGAAATAAGATTTTCTTCTGGTTTGATGATGTTAGAATATACAAAAGCAGTTCAAGAGTGTGTGTATGAGCAGCTCCGCGTTGTTCGTGAGGGTCAGCTTCGTATTGTATTTACTCAAGACCTGAAG ATATTTTCTTGGGATTTCTGTGTAAGGCGCCATGAAGAACTTCTTCCTCGAAAGTTAGTTGCACCACAG GTCAACCAATTAGTTCAAGTAGCGCAAAAATGCCAAAGTACAATTTCTGAAAGTGGGTCAGATGGGGTTTCTCAGCATGACTTGCAAACAAACAGCAACAT GGTCCTAACTGCTGGGCGTCAGCTTGCAAAGAGTTTGGAGCTACAATCACTAAACGACTTGGGCTTTTCAAAAAGATTTGTGAGAACTTTGCAG ATTTCTGAGGTTTGCAATAGCATGAAAGATCTAATCGATATCTGTTTTGATCACAATGTCGGAGCAATTg AgagtttgaaaaattattctcaaTTTTCAACCTCGTCAAAGCACCAAATGCAAAAGATGCAGGAGATGGAACAGGCAGCAAATGCTCAAGGTCTCCCACCTGATCGAAACACACTTAATAAACTGATGACATTGAATCCTGGATCTAACAATCTTATAAACAACAATCACAATATGGGCAATCGTGGTACTTTGTCTGGGCCATCACAAGCTGCTATGGCAATGTCCAATTACCAGAATCTTCTCATGAGACAAAACTCGATGAATTCAAGCCCCAGTTCACTTCATCGAGAAGGGTCCCCTTTTAATAACTCGATCCAGAGTCCCTCATCAGCTTCTTTGCAAGGTGCTGGTGCTGCTGCTATAATCCCAGGCTCTATGCAGAATTCACCTCACAACAGTAGTGGTGGTTTCTCAAACCAACATCTAGCCTCACAACAGCAGcggcagcagcagcagcagcagcaacaacaccACCTTCAACAGCGCTCGTTAAGTGCAAATAATTTACCTCAACAAAATCACTCGCAGGGACCTCAAGGAAATCAATCACTGCAACAACAGATGATCCAGCAACTACTGCAGGATATGTCAAATAACAACGGGGGAGTGCAACAACAGTCTCATAGTGGACCCATTGTAAGTGGGAATATGGCAAAGAATAATTTGGGTTTTGGGGGACAAACTCCACCCACAGCTGGAGGAGGCTCTGCCAGTGGTCCAGCAAATAATGGACCTGTTTCAAGGAGTAATAGCTTCAAAGCTTCTTCAAACAGCGACTCTTCTGCAGCAGCTGGTGGAGGCGGCAACAATGGATTCAACCAGAGAGCATCTGATATGCAGCAAAATCTTGCTTTGCAAGATGTGGCTTCGGAATTTGGCCATGAGTTTGCGGATAACCCCTTCTTTAACAGTGATCTTGACGATAACATGGGTTTTAACTGGAAGACATGA